The following are from one region of the Rosettibacter firmus genome:
- a CDS encoding SDR family NAD(P)-dependent oxidoreductase yields MLNLSQKYGEWALVTGASSGIGEEFAKQLAKLGMKLILVARRKYRLEALSDYLKKEYNTESIIANVDLSKENFLDELFKCTNGKEIGILINNAGFGSTGEFISCNTDKEIEMIKVNCIAPTLLTHYYLPEMIKRKKGAIIFLGSTVAFQPTPMMTTYSATKAFNLFMGEALWWELKKYNIDVLALNPGGTNTEFQRIAKIGVGPLPREASDVVKTALRALGKKPSVVDGLKNKLITIFIKVIPRRIAVTLAGEIAYSLYIRSYKS; encoded by the coding sequence ATGTTAAACCTTTCTCAAAAATATGGAGAGTGGGCATTAGTTACAGGAGCATCATCAGGTATTGGAGAAGAATTTGCCAAACAACTGGCAAAATTGGGAATGAAATTAATATTGGTAGCAAGAAGGAAATATAGACTTGAAGCTTTATCAGATTATTTAAAAAAAGAATATAATACAGAATCAATTATTGCTAATGTAGATTTATCTAAAGAAAATTTCCTTGATGAATTGTTTAAATGCACGAATGGTAAAGAAATAGGAATTCTGATTAATAATGCAGGTTTTGGTTCTACAGGAGAATTTATTAGTTGTAATACTGATAAGGAAATTGAGATGATTAAAGTAAATTGCATTGCACCAACTCTATTAACACATTATTATCTTCCTGAGATGATTAAGAGAAAAAAAGGTGCAATAATTTTTTTAGGAAGTACTGTAGCATTTCAACCAACACCAATGATGACTACATATTCTGCAACAAAAGCTTTTAATCTTTTTATGGGAGAAGCATTATGGTGGGAATTAAAAAAGTACAACATTGATGTACTTGCACTTAATCCTGGTGGTACTAATACAGAATTTCAAAGAATTGCTAAGATTGGTGTTGGACCTTTGCCTCGAGAAGCAAGTGATGTGGTTAAAACTGCTTTAAGAGCACTTGGCAAAAAACCTTCTGTAGTTGATGGATTAAAAAATAAATTAATTACAATATTTATAAAAGTAATCCCGAGAAGAATTGCTGTTACTTTAGCAGGGGAAATTGCATATTCTCTTTATATTAGAAGTTATAAAAGTTAG
- a CDS encoding 4Fe-4S dicluster domain-containing protein, which produces MDIVEKIFNAGVVGAGGAGFPTHIKAKSKVEFLLVNGAECEPLIHKDYELMVNFAPQILAGVDIMLKQTSATKSFFGVKAKNVKAIESIQKNISNSKIEIHTLGDFYPAGDEYELVYATTKRLIPPHGLPLDVGCVVNNVETFFNINNAINDIPVTEKIVCVTGAVKNPSTFFVPIGTSFKDLIEFVGGTTIQDFGIFVSGILMGKLTFDVNDVVTKTTAGLIILPKDHYLIKRMIRPIHDMNRIGKSACDQCSYCTEFCPRYLLGYDVQPHKVMRSLAFTTTGKEVWNQYAALCCSCGLCSLYSCPEDLYPREACDQGKVFMKQEKLRYEQKKPPKVHPMKEGRRVPTSLLIKKLDLIDYDVHSPFIKEVPKPKQVKILLKQHAGAPAKSIVNVGDFVNKGDLIAIVEKDQLGANIHASITGNITEMNNDYIIISSQS; this is translated from the coding sequence ATGGATATTGTAGAAAAAATTTTTAATGCTGGTGTAGTAGGAGCTGGAGGAGCAGGATTTCCTACTCACATAAAAGCAAAATCGAAAGTAGAATTTTTGTTGGTTAATGGTGCTGAATGTGAACCATTAATTCATAAAGATTATGAATTAATGGTGAATTTTGCTCCTCAAATTTTAGCTGGTGTAGATATTATGTTAAAGCAAACTTCGGCTACCAAATCTTTCTTTGGTGTTAAAGCAAAAAATGTGAAAGCAATCGAATCAATTCAAAAAAATATTTCCAATAGTAAAATTGAAATTCATACTCTTGGTGACTTTTATCCTGCTGGTGATGAGTACGAATTGGTTTATGCAACAACTAAAAGATTAATTCCTCCACATGGTTTACCATTAGATGTTGGTTGTGTAGTTAATAATGTTGAAACATTTTTTAATATTAATAATGCAATAAATGATATTCCTGTTACCGAAAAAATAGTTTGTGTAACAGGTGCAGTGAAAAATCCATCCACTTTTTTTGTCCCAATTGGGACTTCATTTAAAGATTTAATCGAATTTGTAGGTGGTACAACAATACAGGATTTTGGAATCTTTGTAAGTGGTATTCTGATGGGTAAACTTACTTTCGATGTAAATGATGTTGTAACTAAAACTACTGCTGGCTTAATAATTTTACCTAAAGACCATTATTTAATTAAGAGAATGATAAGACCAATACATGATATGAATCGTATTGGTAAATCTGCCTGCGATCAATGTAGTTATTGCACTGAATTTTGTCCAAGATATTTGCTGGGTTATGATGTGCAACCTCATAAAGTAATGCGTTCTTTAGCATTTACAACAACAGGAAAAGAAGTATGGAATCAATATGCTGCTTTATGCTGTTCGTGTGGTTTATGCAGTTTGTATTCATGTCCAGAAGATTTGTATCCAAGAGAAGCATGCGATCAGGGGAAAGTATTTATGAAGCAAGAAAAATTAAGATATGAACAGAAAAAACCTCCAAAAGTTCATCCTATGAAAGAAGGAAGAAGAGTTCCAACAAGTTTATTAATAAAAAAATTAGATTTAATAGATTATGATGTTCATTCTCCTTTTATAAAAGAAGTTCCAAAACCTAAACAGGTTAAAATTTTATTGAAACAGCATGCAGGAGCTCCTGCAAAGTCAATAGTAAATGTTGGAGATTTTGTTAACAAAGGCGATTTAATTGCAATTGTTGAAAAAGACCAATTAGGAGCTAACATTCATGCTTCAATTACTGGTAATATTACTGAAATGAACAATGATTATATAATAATTTCTTCACAATCTTAA
- a CDS encoding BMC domain-containing protein has translation MEMNSLGLVELTSIAAGMQAADIMLKTSHVELILSRSICSGKYMVMIGGEVAEVQSAVDSAINQIDFAIVDSFVIPNVHKDIFPALSGHTQVDMLEALGILEAFSVASLIEGADAAIKTANVKIIEIRLAMALGGKAFCTLTGEVAAVRSAVEAGAKVISDRGLLVNKVVIPQPRPELLSELI, from the coding sequence ATGGAAATGAATTCTCTTGGTTTAGTAGAATTAACAAGCATTGCTGCAGGTATGCAAGCTGCAGATATTATGTTGAAAACTTCTCATGTTGAATTGATATTGTCCAGAAGTATTTGTTCTGGTAAATATATGGTAATGATTGGTGGAGAAGTAGCAGAAGTGCAATCGGCTGTAGATAGTGCGATTAATCAAATTGATTTTGCTATTGTTGATTCATTTGTAATACCAAATGTTCATAAAGATATTTTTCCTGCTTTATCTGGACATACTCAGGTTGATATGCTCGAAGCTCTTGGAATTCTGGAAGCATTTTCTGTAGCTTCACTTATTGAAGGTGCAGATGCAGCTATTAAAACTGCTAATGTAAAAATTATTGAAATACGACTTGCTATGGCTTTGGGCGGAAAAGCTTTCTGCACTTTAACTGGCGAAGTTGCTGCTGTAAGAAGTGCTGTAGAAGCTGGTGCAAAAGTAATTTCAGATAGAGGATTACTTGTTAATAAAGTTGTTATACCTCAACCAAGACCAGAATTATTGAGCGAATTAATTTAA
- a CDS encoding cupin domain-containing protein: MKVINIKNVESKKVMMDGAFNAYKQIPISKADGTPNFSMRVFTIEPNGYTPYHKHNYEQLNYIIEGEGILINENQDEIPLNEGDFVLVLPNEIHQYKNKSSNKNFVFICCVPKEFE; this comes from the coding sequence ATGAAAGTAATAAACATCAAAAATGTTGAATCAAAAAAAGTGATGATGGATGGAGCTTTTAATGCTTACAAACAAATACCAATTTCAAAAGCAGATGGTACTCCAAATTTTTCTATGAGAGTATTTACAATAGAGCCCAATGGATATACTCCATATCATAAACATAATTATGAACAATTAAATTATATAATTGAAGGTGAAGGAATTTTAATAAATGAGAATCAAGATGAAATCCCGCTTAATGAAGGGGATTTTGTATTAGTTTTACCAAATGAAATTCATCAATACAAAAATAAGTCGAGCAACAAAAATTTTGTTTTTATTTGTTGTGTCCCAAAAGAATTCGAATAA